A genomic window from Lotus japonicus ecotype B-129 chromosome 1, LjGifu_v1.2 includes:
- the LOC130729909 gene encoding probable ubiquitin-like-specific protease 2A, with translation MRLRSASSLKTSKVANNEVIYVKGETETNSEHGTKIVYTRRRKKGKPVRDVIGSVISSLPSYLSDIPRRPRTKKKKFKAEEALPRPKLDSGVFDNNLVKIWNSFSEDKRKPFAYFDSLWFSLYRAASSKDKVLTWIKKEHIFSKAYVFVPIVCWGHWSLLIFCHFGESLQSTTRSRCMLLLDSLEMVNPRRLEPDIRRFVVDIYKAWDRPETKNLIYQIPLLVPKVPQQRDGNECGNFVLYFINLFLRCAPENFSMGGYPYFMKKDWFTFEDFDRFCERLYSLN, from the exons TGATTTATGTGAAGGGAGAAACAGAAACTAACTCAGAACATGGAACAAAAATTGTTTATACTCGTCGAAGAAAGAAGGGTAAGCCTGTAAGAGATGTGATAGGAAGTGTAATTTCATCATTGCCATCATACCTGAGCGATATTCCCCGGCGACCgcgaacaaagaagaaaaaattcaaGGCTGAAGAAGCTCTCCCTAGACCCAAGCTAGACAGTGGAGTCTTTGATAATAACTTAGT GAAAATATGGAACAGTTTCTCAGAAGATAAGAGGAAGCCCTTTGCATACTTTGACAGCTTATGGTTTAGCCTTTACAGGGCTGCTTCATCCAAAGACAAGGTGCTGACTTGGATTAAAAAAGAACATATTTTCTCAAAGGCATATGTTTTTGTTCCTATAGTCTGCTG GGGTCACTGGAGTCttttgatcttctgccattttGGTGAGAGCTTGCAGTCAACTACTAGATCGCGGTGTATGTTGTTGCTGGATTCTCTTGAAATGGTGAATCCAAGACGCCTTGAACCAGACATAAGAAG GTTTGTTGTAGACATTTATAAAGCATGGGACAGGCCAGAGACTAAGAATCTCATATATCAGATTCCTTTATTGGTTCCCAAG GTGCCTCAACAAAGAGACGGTAATGAATGTGGGAACTTCGTCCTTTATTTCATTAACTTGTTTTTGAGATGTGCTCCTGAGAATTTTAGCATGGGCGGGTACCCTTACTTC ATGAAAAAAGATTGGTTTACCTTTGAAGACTTTGACAGGTTTTGTGAGAGACTTTATTCATTGAATTAA